CGGGGCCGACAGGCGCGTAAAGCCCAGGGTCAACAGCGCAAAGGCCTCGAGCGGACGCCCGGCCAGCTCGCCACAGACCGACACGGGGGTGCCCGTCTCCAGGCATTTCTTCTGGATCTCGGCCAGGGCGCGCAGGGCAGGCGGCGACATCGGGTCGTACCGGTCCGAGACCAGCGGATTGGTCCGGTCGGCGGCGAACATGTATTGCAGCAGGTCGTTGGTCCCGATCGAGACGAAGTCGGTCAGCGGCAGCAGGGCATCCAGATGCCACAGCAGGGACGGACATTCGATCATGGCCCCGACCCGCAGCAGGGCCGGCAGGGCCCGCCCCCGGCGCCGCGCCCATTCGCATTCGATGTCCACCAGCTCCCGCCCGGCGCGGAACTCGTCCACCGTGGCGATCATCGGGAACATGACCCGCAGCTCCCGCCCCGCGCCCGCCGCCAGCAGGGCCCGCAACTGCATCCGCAGCAGGGCCGGACGGTCCAGGCCCAGGCGGATCGCCCGCCGCCCCAGGGCCGGGTTCTCCTCCCGCTCCGATTCCAGATAGGGCAGGACCTTGTCCCCCCCGATGTCCAGGGTGCGGAAGGTGACGGGCCGGTCGCCCGCCGCATCCAGCACCAGTTTGTACAGCGCCGTCTGGGTGTTCAGACGCGGCAGTTCCTCCGACACCATGAACTGGAATTCGGTGCGGAACAGGCCGATCCCCTCGGCGCCCGTCTCGTCCAGGTTCTCCAGATCGACGGCCAGTCCCGCATTGGTCAGCAGGGTGATCCGGGTGCCGTCGGCGGTGACGGCGGGCACATCGCGCAGCTTGGCGAACTCGGCCTGGCGCTGGTCGCGCACGGCCATCCGCGACTGGGCCGAATCCAGCATATCGGGCCGGGGCCGCAGATGGGCCTCGCCCGTCTCGCCGTCGACGATGACCAGATCACCTTCGCTGAGCCGGTCGCGCACCCCCATCAGACGCCCGACGCACGGGATTTGCAGCGCCCGGGCCACGATGGCGGCATGGCTGGCGGCCGAGCCCTCCTCCAGCAGCAGGCCTCTCAGCTTGTCGCGGGGATATTCCAGCAGGTCCGCCGGCCCCAGGTTCCGCGCCACCAGAATGGCGTCGTCCGGCAGGTCCCGCTCGCCCGGACGGTCGCCCGCCATGACCCGCAGCAGCCGGTTGGCCAGGTCCTCGAAGTCGTGCAGCCGTTCCTTGATGTAGGGGTCGCGCGCCTTGGCGAAGCGGGCGCGGTGTTCGTTCCGGACCCGGTCCACCGCCGCCTCGGCCGTCAGGCCCGAGCGCACCGCCTCCTCCAGCGACCGGTTCCAGCCCCGGTCATCGGCGAACATCCGATAGGTTTCCAGCACCTCGAACGACTGGCCCGCCAGCTTGCCCTGGCCGCCGTCCAGCATGGCGTCGATGCTAGCTTTCAGCGCGGCCAGCGAGTCCTTCAGCCGGACCTCCTCGGCCACCGGATCGTCCGACAGCAGCCGCTCGGGCGGCAGGGGCGCCTCGTGCAGCACCACATGGCCAAACGCCAGACCTTCGGCGAACCGCTGGCCCTTCAGCCGTTCGGGACGGTGCGGGGCCACCTCAACATCGCGCAGCTCGTCCTGGGCCAGCAGCTCGCCCGAGGCGACCGTCTCGGCCAGGACCATGGCGATGGTCTGGATGTCCTCGACCTCGTCCTCGTCATAGCGGCGCTCGGCCCGGTTCTGCACGACCAGGACGCCGATGGCCCGCCCGCCGCGCAGCAGGGGCGCCCCCAGAAAGGCGTGATAGGGGTCTTCGCCCGTCTCCGGCCGATACGAGAAGCTGGGATGGCTGGGCGCGTCCGACAGGCTGATCGGCTGGGCCATCCGGGCCACCTCGCCGACCAGACCCTCGCCGGGACGCAGGCGGGTGGCGTGGACAGCCTGGGGGTTCAGCCCCTGGGTGGCGAACAGCTCCAGCTCGCCCGAGCCGCGCCGCAGATAGATGGAGCAGACCTCGGCCACCATCGACTGGGCGATGGTCCGCACGACCGTATCCAGCCGCTCCTGGGCCGGACCGCCCCCGGCCATGGCCTCGCGGATCTGGCGCAGGAGGTTTCTGGGCCCCCTCGTCGTCAATCCGCCGCCTTTCAGCATGGCCTCTCCCGTTCGCGACCCATCCATCGGGTGCCGATGTCGATCATCCTATCCCTATAGGACCGCCAGCCCATAGGCCGAATGCGTGAACTTAAACCCCATCCAGCCCATAGGCCGCGTGCAGAGCGCGGACGGCCAGTTCGGCATAGGCGGCGTCGATCAGGACGCTGATCTTGATCTCGGAGGTCGAGATGGCCTGGAACTTGACGCCCTTGTCGGCCAGAGCGCGGAACATGGTCTGGGCGACGCCGGCATGGCTGCGCATGCCCACGCCCACCACCGAGACCTTGGCCACGTCTTCATCGACGCGGATTTCCTCGAAGCCGATGGCGGTCTGGTGCGTGCGCATCAGTTCAGCGGCGCGGCTGGCGTCGCGGCGACCGGTGGTGAAGGTCAGGTTCACCGTGCCCTCGGTACGGGCCTGGCTCTGCACGATCATGTCGACATTGACGCTGGCCTCGGCCAGGCGCGTGAAGACGTCGGCAGGGGCGTCGGTGCGGTCCGACAGGCCCAGGAGGGTGATCCGGGCCTCGTCGCGGCTCATGGTGACCCCCGACACGATACGTTTTTCCACGATTTCCTCCTCGTCGCAGATCAGGGTGCCGGCACCGGCGGGCAGGTATCCGTCCTCGTCGGGTTCGACGAAGCTGGACAGGACGCGCACCGGCACCCGCTTGGCCATGGCCAGTTCGACCGACCGGGTCTGCAGCACCTTGGCCCCCAGAGAGGCCATTTCCAGCATCTCTTCGTATGAGACGCGGTTCAGCTTGCGGGCCCGGGATTCGATGCGCGGGTCGGTCGTATAGACCCCGTCCACATCGGTATAGATGTCGCACGGACAGTTCAGCGCAGCCGCCACGGCCACGGCCGAGGTGTCCGAGCCGCCGCGGCCCAGGGTGGTGATCCGGCCTCCGCGGGTGACGCCCTGGAACCCCGGCACCACCGCGATCTCTCCGGCGTCCATCGCGGCGCCCAGCACCTCGCCCGGCACGTCCTCGATCCGCGCCCGGCCATGGGCGTCGTCGGTCAGGATGGGGATCTGCCAGCCCATCCAGCTGCGGGCATTCAGCCCCATGTTGCGCAGGGTCAGGGCCAGCAGGCCCGCCGTCACCTGTTCGCCCGAGGCGACCACCACATCGTATTCGTCGTCGGACAGGGGCAGTCCGGCCGCTGCGGGTCCCGCCCCGTCGGTCCAGGCCACCAGTTCATTGGTCTTTCCCGCCATGGCCGAGACGACGACCGCGACCTGTTTTCCGGCCCGCGCCTCTGCCGCCACGATCCGGGCCGCCCGGCGAATCCGCTCCAGGTCGCCCATCGACGTCCCGCCGAACTTCAGCACCAGTCGATCTGATGGCATCCGCGTCATCGTGGCGAGCCGCTCCGTCTTGCATGAAGGGGCCCGCCGGTTCATCCCTCGGCCCATGGCCGCTTCTAACGACCCCCTTTCGCAGCGCAAACCCCAAAGCGACACCGCAGGAACACCTGTGGGACCGCACGGGGCGTCGATCGACCCGGCCGATGTCGCCCGGTTCGCGGCCCAGGCGGCGGAATGGTGGGACCCGAAGGGCCCGTTCGCCCCTCTTCATCGCTTCAATCCGGCCCGTCTGACCTTCGTCCGCGACCAGGCCGCTGCCCATTTCGGACGCGACCCCAGGGCGCGCGCCGCCTTCCAGGGCCTGAGCCTGCTGGACATTGGCTGTGGCGGGGGCCTGATCGCCGAGCCGATGCGCCGAATGGGATTTGCAGTCACCGCCGTGGATGCCGCGCCCGAGAACATCGGCACGGCCCGGGCCCATGCCGAACAGTCGGGCCTGGACATCACCTATCGCGCCGCCACCGTCGAACAGCTGGAGGCCGAGGGGGCCGGGCCCTTCGACGTTGTACTGACGCTGGAGGTGATCGAGCACGTCGCCGATCCGGCCGCCTTCATCCGGGCCTGTTCGCGCCTGGTCGCGCCGGGCGGCATACTGATCGTCGCCACCCTCAACCGCACGCTGAAGGCGCTGGCCCTGGGCAAGGTCGCGGCGGAATACATCCTGCGCTGGGTCCCGGCGGGGACCCACGACTGGCGTCAGTTCATCAAGCCGGACGAGCTGCGCGCCATGCTGGCGAGCGAACCCCTGACCGTCACCGGCCCGTTCGGCCTGGCCTATGATCCGCTGGCGGACCGTTGGAGTCAGGGGGACGATGCCGACATCAACTATATGATGGTCGCAACCCGCGACTGAGGCGGTTCATTTCGGGTTCATCGACCTGACATCGAAGTAACGGGACAGCCAAGCTGTGCCGTGGAATTAAGAGGCTTCTCTCAAACGGAGCTGTTCCATGAAACGTCTCATCACCCTGACCGCCCTTTCCGCAACCCTGGCCGCCGCCCTGATGACCAGCGGCTGCATCACCGTGATCGACGCCGGCGACAGCGACGGCGTGAACTGGAACGGCCAGAACGCCCAGCCCTTCGAGGCCTCCAAGGAAGCCTGCGAAGCCGTCCACGGCGACAACAGCAACAGCACCGGCTTCATCACCTGCATGGCCGAAAAAGGCTGGACGCGCGACTGATCAGTCCAGTCGGCGAACCATGTAGCGGGCGCTCGCACCATATCCGGCCAGGCGCGCCCGCAGCGCCTCACTGTCATGGACGACGAACCCGTGGCCCTGCCAGAAGGCCACGGCATCGTTCACGGCAACCAGCGTCAGGGCGGGCCATCCGTCCGATCGCGCGTGCTGCGCCAGCCGCTCGACGACGGGCCGCGAGAACCCTCCGCCCCTGGCCGATGACGCAATCGCCAGATCATGCAGATAGAGGACGTCGGCATCCTCCGGCAGGGCCTCGATCAGGGTGTTGAGGGCGGGTATTTGCTCGCGCCGCCATGGGTAGGCGATCAGATAACCGCCGACGGTGTCCCGGTCGTCGGTCAGGACGAAACAGCCTGCCGGATTCAGTGTCAGCCGGTTCTGGAAACAGTCGCGACCTTCGAAATGATCGGGAAATCCGACCCTGGCGATCTCGGCCACGGCGTCCAGATCGGCAGGCGTCATCGCGCGCCAGGCATGGGACGCCATCAGTTCAGGCTCTCGGGATCGGGCGGAGCGGGAGGCAGGGCCGCACAGGGAATGCCGTCTTCCTTCAGAGAGCGCACCTCGGCCGGGGTCGCCTGACCATAGATGTCGCGCTTTTCGCTGCGGCCCTCATGGATGGCTCGCGCCTCGCGGGCAAAGGCGTCGCCGACATTGTCGAAATTGGCCTCGACGTGGGCACGGACCTCACGCGCCGCCGACATCATCATCGCCTGCATCCGGGCCAGGGCCTGCGGGTCATCGGCGCGCCGGGTGCCCGTCACAGCGGGGGCCATGATCTGCTTGCCGACTCGATTGGTCCCACAAAAGGGACATTCGACCAGCCCTCGTGACGACTGATCGTCATAGTCGGACGACGACCCGAACCACGCCTCGAATTCGTGCTCGGCCTCGCATTGAAGAGCGTATCGGATCATGCCGGACCCGCAAATTCCCGATCATGAGACAACTGCGGCACCGAGCGGCGTGCGGTCTCGACCGCCGACAGATCCAGCTGCAGCGACAGAACGCCCGGCGCGTCGTGGTCCAGCACGCCCAGCACCTCGCCCCACGGGCTGACCGCCAGGGTCCTACCCCAGGTGCTGCGGCCATCCTCGTGCAGACCGCCTTGGGCCGGGGCCAGGACGAAGGCCCCCGTCTCGATGGCGCGGGCCCGCAGCAGGGTCTCCCAGTGTGCCCGCCCGGTCGGCACCGTAAAGGCGGCGGGAACGGCAATCACCTCGGCCCCTGCCTTGGCCAGACGGCGGAACAGCTGCGGAAAGCGCACGTCGTAGCAGACGCTGAGGCCCAGACGGCCCCACGGCATTTGGGCCACGGCGGCGGCATCCCCGGGCCGGATGCCTGCGCTCTCGCGATAGCTCTCGCCATTGGGCAGATCGACATCGAACACGTGCAGCTTGTCATAGCGGGCGACGATCCGGCCGCCGGGGTCGATCAGCAGCGACCGGTTGGCCGCCCGGTCGTCCCCGGCATGGCCGGACCGCACGATGGCCGAGCCGATCAGCAGCCATACCCCCAGTTCCGCCGCCAGACCTTGCAGGCCCAGGACGCAGACGTCCTGGTCCTCATCGCTCAGGACCAGGGCACGGCGATCGCGGCGCTGCTCGAGGAAATTCGTGCCCTCCGGCGTCAGGATGAGCTGGGCCCCATCAGCCGCGGCCTGACGGATCAGAGGTGAAACATGATCCAGCCCCCCCTGCGCCGTTGCGGGGGTACGCGTCTGGATCAGGGCGATGTCCAGCATGTGCGACATCAGGCCGCCAGAAGAGGATCCAGACCGCCGCGGGCATCCAGCGCATGGATGTCGTCAGAGCCGCCGATGTGTTTTCCGTCGATGAAGATCTGGGGGAAGGTGGTGCGCCCGCCCGACTTCTGGATCATCTCGGCCTTCTTTTCCGGATCATTGGAGGCGACGATATCGGTGAAATCGACACCCTTCTTCCGCAACAGCGACTTGGCGGCCGTGCAATAGGGACAACCGGGCTTGGTGTAGAGGACGACGTCGGCCAATTTCAAAACTCCTGGTTCGGACTGATACCTTCTATCTAGGCAGTTCGCGCGCGTTTCGCACCCGGGCAATGACGGCCAGATCCACGGCGCGGGCTCCGGCGGCCAGAAGGGTGCGGGCACAGGCTTCGGCCGTGGCCCCTGTGGTCAGCACATCATCGACCAGCAGCAGATGCCGACCCTTGATCCGGCGACGCCCCGCCTCGGTCACGGCAAAGGCGGTGCGGACATTCATTCGCCGTCCCCGCGCGCTCTTGCCGCCCTGGCTGTCCGTGGGACGGGCGCGGACCAAGGCATCGGGCAGATAGTCCAGCCCGGCCGACCGGGCCAGCGGGCGGGCCACCTCTGCCGCCTGGTTGAACCGCCGCGACAGGAGCCGCATCCGATGCAGCGGCACGGGCACCACCGCATCGGCATCGGCCAGAAGATCGGCGGCCGACCGACTGATCCAGCGCGCGAAAAGGGGGGCGAACCGCTGCTGGTCTCCATGTTTGAACTTCAGGATCAGCCCCCGCGACGCCTCGTCATAGACACAGGCCGCCCGGCCCCGGCCAAAGGCATAGGGGGCCGCCAGACAGGCCGGACAGCGATCGGCCGCAAACGCCCCGCCATCGTGATCAAAGGCCGCGCCGCAGCCGTCGCAGACCGGTGCCTCCAGAAAGGTCACCCGGCTCCAGGCCCCCGGCGTCAGCCCCGCCGAGGCCGTCGCCTCGGGGCTGTCATGGGCCAGTGGCGGCAGGATCAGATCGGCCACCCCTCGCCCCAGGGACCGTGCGGCCAGGCTCAGGCGACCACTGGCCGCTTTCCATCCGTCGCTCCAGCCCCCATCGTAGGACGGCATGACCTCGAACCCCTCCCCTTCCGCCGGCCCGCCGGTCATCTTCGACGCCCGCCGCCGCGCCGCGCGTCTGGCCCGGTCGCAGACCACGATCGGCACCGCCGATTTCCTGCATCGCCGTGCCGCCGACAATGCGGTGCACAGCCTGGAGGCGATCCTGCGCGATTTCGACGGGGCCGTCGACCTGTCAGCCCATCCGTCCGTCTTTGCAGACGTCCTGTCGGACAGCGTCGCGGCACCCCGTGTGGGCACCGTCCGACAGGCGGGAGATCCTTCGGCCCCCGGCGCGGCACCCCTGGCGCTGGCGGACGGCGCGGCCGATCTGGTGGTCTCGCTGATGACCCTGCACTGGGCCAATGACCTGCCCGGCGCCCTCAGCCAAATCCGCCGGGCCCTGCGGCCGGACGGCCTGTTCCTGGGCACCCTTCTGGGCGCCGGGACGCTGAAGGAGTTGCGCGGCGTTCTGACCGAGGCGGAACTGGCCGAGCGCGGCGGGGCCCAGGCCCGCGTCTCGCCCTTTGCCGACGGCTTCGACGGGGCCGCCCTGTTGCAGAGGGCCGGATTTGCTCTGCCGGTGTCGGATGTGGACCGGGTGACCGTGCGCTACCCTAATCTGTTCGCCCTGATCCGCGACCTGCGCGCCATGGGCGAGACCAATGTCCTGGCAGGGCCCACGCGCCCCCTGACGCGATCGATCGTGGCCCGCGCCGCCGCCCTCTATGCCGAACGCCATGCCGAGGCGGACGGACGCATTCCCGCGACGTTCGAGATCGTCCACCTGGCCGGCTGGGCCCCGCACGACAGCCAGCAGAAGCCCCTGCCGCGCGGCTCGGCCAAGATGCGCCTGGCCGATGCCCTGGGGGTCGAGGAGGTCGGCCGCCAGAAACCGTGACGCACAGGGCGTCAGCCGCCCATACCCTCGCGGATCGCGTCCATGGCCCGATTGAAGATGCCGCTGCCCGTGCCGCCGAAGGCGCTGAGCGCGCCCAGCATGACCAGGAACATCAGCGCCATGATGATCCCGTATTCCAGGGCCGTGGCCCCGGAGCGGTCCTGAAGGAAACGGGCGATGAGACGTCGCATCGGCCCTCCGGGCGTCACAGAAGGTCGCGCAGCCAGGCGACCAGGGGTTCGTCGGCGGGCGGCATCGGATAGTCCGACAGCCGGTTCGGCCTGACCCAGGCCAGGGCCGCATGCTCGCGCCTCTGGACGATCCCGGACCAGCGCCGACACAGGTACAGTGGCATCAAAAGGTGAAACGATTCATAAGCGTGGCTCGCGAACACGAACGGAGCTAGGCAGGCGGCATTGACGTCGATGCCCAGCTCTTCGTGCAGTTCACGGATCAGGGCGTCTTCCGGCCGCTCGCCCGGCTCGACCTTGCCGCCCGGAAACTCCCACAGCCCGGCCAGTTGCTTGCCCTGTGGCCTCTGGGCGATCAGCACCCGCCCGTCGGCGTCGATCAGGGCCACGGCAACGACCAGGACGGTAGGCAGGCTCTGGCTCACGAGCGATAGTCGCCGTTGATCTCGATGTAGCCCTTGGTCAGGTCGCAGGTCCAGACGGTGGCCGAGGCGCGGCCTGCGCCGACATCGACGGTGATGTCGATCTCGGACTGCTTCAT
The genomic region above belongs to Brevundimonas vitisensis and contains:
- the ptsP gene encoding phosphoenolpyruvate--protein phosphotransferase; its protein translation is MAGGGPAQERLDTVVRTIAQSMVAEVCSIYLRRGSGELELFATQGLNPQAVHATRLRPGEGLVGEVARMAQPISLSDAPSHPSFSYRPETGEDPYHAFLGAPLLRGGRAIGVLVVQNRAERRYDEDEVEDIQTIAMVLAETVASGELLAQDELRDVEVAPHRPERLKGQRFAEGLAFGHVVLHEAPLPPERLLSDDPVAEEVRLKDSLAALKASIDAMLDGGQGKLAGQSFEVLETYRMFADDRGWNRSLEEAVRSGLTAEAAVDRVRNEHRARFAKARDPYIKERLHDFEDLANRLLRVMAGDRPGERDLPDDAILVARNLGPADLLEYPRDKLRGLLLEEGSAASHAAIVARALQIPCVGRLMGVRDRLSEGDLVIVDGETGEAHLRPRPDMLDSAQSRMAVRDQRQAEFAKLRDVPAVTADGTRITLLTNAGLAVDLENLDETGAEGIGLFRTEFQFMVSEELPRLNTQTALYKLVLDAAGDRPVTFRTLDIGGDKVLPYLESEREENPALGRRAIRLGLDRPALLRMQLRALLAAGAGRELRVMFPMIATVDEFRAGRELVDIECEWARRRGRALPALLRVGAMIECPSLLWHLDALLPLTDFVSIGTNDLLQYMFAADRTNPLVSDRYDPMSPPALRALAEIQKKCLETGTPVSVCGELAGRPLEAFALLTLGFTRLSAPAGGVGPVKRMILSTDLPAARRGMAALLGSSAGSIRNELESLARKLNVAV
- a CDS encoding aspartate kinase, whose product is MPSDRLVLKFGGTSMGDLERIRRAARIVAAEARAGKQVAVVVSAMAGKTNELVAWTDGAGPAAAGLPLSDDEYDVVVASGEQVTAGLLALTLRNMGLNARSWMGWQIPILTDDAHGRARIEDVPGEVLGAAMDAGEIAVVPGFQGVTRGGRITTLGRGGSDTSAVAVAAALNCPCDIYTDVDGVYTTDPRIESRARKLNRVSYEEMLEMASLGAKVLQTRSVELAMAKRVPVRVLSSFVEPDEDGYLPAGAGTLICDEEEIVEKRIVSGVTMSRDEARITLLGLSDRTDAPADVFTRLAEASVNVDMIVQSQARTEGTVNLTFTTGRRDASRAAELMRTHQTAIGFEEIRVDEDVAKVSVVGVGMRSHAGVAQTMFRALADKGVKFQAISTSEIKISVLIDAAYAELAVRALHAAYGLDGV
- the ubiG gene encoding bifunctional 2-polyprenyl-6-hydroxyphenol methylase/3-demethylubiquinol 3-O-methyltransferase UbiG, which gives rise to MAASNDPLSQRKPQSDTAGTPVGPHGASIDPADVARFAAQAAEWWDPKGPFAPLHRFNPARLTFVRDQAAAHFGRDPRARAAFQGLSLLDIGCGGGLIAEPMRRMGFAVTAVDAAPENIGTARAHAEQSGLDITYRAATVEQLEAEGAGPFDVVLTLEVIEHVADPAAFIRACSRLVAPGGILIVATLNRTLKALALGKVAAEYILRWVPAGTHDWRQFIKPDELRAMLASEPLTVTGPFGLAYDPLADRWSQGDDADINYMMVATRD
- a CDS encoding GNAT family N-acetyltransferase encodes the protein MASHAWRAMTPADLDAVAEIARVGFPDHFEGRDCFQNRLTLNPAGCFVLTDDRDTVGGYLIAYPWRREQIPALNTLIEALPEDADVLYLHDLAIASSARGGGFSRPVVERLAQHARSDGWPALTLVAVNDAVAFWQGHGFVVHDSEALRARLAGYGASARYMVRRLD
- a CDS encoding DUF1178 family protein, which produces MIRYALQCEAEHEFEAWFGSSSDYDDQSSRGLVECPFCGTNRVGKQIMAPAVTGTRRADDPQALARMQAMMMSAAREVRAHVEANFDNVGDAFAREARAIHEGRSEKRDIYGQATPAEVRSLKEDGIPCAALPPAPPDPESLN
- a CDS encoding carbon-nitrogen hydrolase family protein, which gives rise to MSHMLDIALIQTRTPATAQGGLDHVSPLIRQAAADGAQLILTPEGTNFLEQRRDRRALVLSDEDQDVCVLGLQGLAAELGVWLLIGSAIVRSGHAGDDRAANRSLLIDPGGRIVARYDKLHVFDVDLPNGESYRESAGIRPGDAAAVAQMPWGRLGLSVCYDVRFPQLFRRLAKAGAEVIAVPAAFTVPTGRAHWETLLRARAIETGAFVLAPAQGGLHEDGRSTWGRTLAVSPWGEVLGVLDHDAPGVLSLQLDLSAVETARRSVPQLSHDREFAGPA
- the grxC gene encoding glutaredoxin 3, yielding MADVVLYTKPGCPYCTAAKSLLRKKGVDFTDIVASNDPEKKAEMIQKSGGRTTFPQIFIDGKHIGGSDDIHALDARGGLDPLLAA
- a CDS encoding ComF family protein codes for the protein MPSYDGGWSDGWKAASGRLSLAARSLGRGVADLILPPLAHDSPEATASAGLTPGAWSRVTFLEAPVCDGCGAAFDHDGGAFAADRCPACLAAPYAFGRGRAACVYDEASRGLILKFKHGDQQRFAPLFARWISRSAADLLADADAVVPVPLHRMRLLSRRFNQAAEVARPLARSAGLDYLPDALVRARPTDSQGGKSARGRRMNVRTAFAVTEAGRRRIKGRHLLLVDDVLTTGATAEACARTLLAAGARAVDLAVIARVRNARELPR
- a CDS encoding methyltransferase domain-containing protein, producing MTSNPSPSAGPPVIFDARRRAARLARSQTTIGTADFLHRRAADNAVHSLEAILRDFDGAVDLSAHPSVFADVLSDSVAAPRVGTVRQAGDPSAPGAAPLALADGAADLVVSLMTLHWANDLPGALSQIRRALRPDGLFLGTLLGAGTLKELRGVLTEAELAERGGAQARVSPFADGFDGAALLQRAGFALPVSDVDRVTVRYPNLFALIRDLRAMGETNVLAGPTRPLTRSIVARAAALYAERHAEADGRIPATFEIVHLAGWAPHDSQQKPLPRGSAKMRLADALGVEEVGRQKP
- a CDS encoding Flp family type IVb pilin translates to MRRLIARFLQDRSGATALEYGIIMALMFLVMLGALSAFGGTGSGIFNRAMDAIREGMGG
- a CDS encoding (deoxy)nucleoside triphosphate pyrophosphohydrolase, coding for MPTVLVVAVALIDADGRVLIAQRPQGKQLAGLWEFPGGKVEPGERPEDALIRELHEELGIDVNAACLAPFVFASHAYESFHLLMPLYLCRRWSGIVQRREHAALAWVRPNRLSDYPMPPADEPLVAWLRDLL